The nucleotide window GGACACGACCGGCGTGATCATCGCCGAGGTCGCCCCGAAGGGCCCCGCCGCCGAGGCCGGCGTCCGCAAGAACGACGTCGTTCGCAAGATCGACGGCGAGGCGGTCAAGGACAACCAGGACCTTCTCGCGCGCATCGCGTCGCGGAAGCCCGGCGAGACCGTGCGCCTCGAGATCATGCGCGACGGTGAGCCGGTCCACGTCGACGTCAAGCTGACCACGCGCCCGGTCACGTTCGACAAGAACGGCAATCAGCAGTCCGAGCCGGATGACGACCAGGCGGCGCCCTCCTCCGCGCAGGGGCTCGGCATCAAAGTTCAGGCGATCCCTCCCGCCCTGCGCTCGCAGCTCCAGCTGGGGAACGACGACGCGGGAGTCCTCATCAGCTCGGTCGATCCCGAATCGCAAGCGGCCGACGAAGGTCTGACGCCGCGCCAGCTCGTCGTCTCGCTCGACGACAAACCGATCCGCTCGGTCGCCGACTGGAACCACGTCGTCAAGGGCCTGAAGCCCGGCGACACGGTCAAGGTCGAGGTCTTCGTCGGAGGCCGCACCGAGTTCGTCTTCCTCGCCGTCCCGCAGTCGGGAGCGAAGTAACCTTTTCCCCGCCACGATGAAGGCGCCGCGCGGCCCCGAAAGGGTCGCGCGGCGTGTGTTATTTTTCCGGCATGGCGACGCGCCGCAAGCCGCTCGTGCTCGTCGTCGACGACGAGAGCGACATCCGGTCGTCCCTGCGCATGATCCTCGAGTACGAAGGGTACGCCCTCGTCGAGGCGGCCTCCGGCGAGGATGCGCTGGCGCGGATCGAGCGGGAGCGCCCGGACGCGATGATCTGCGACATCAAGATGCCGCGCATGGACGGCCTCGAAGCGTTGGCACGGGTGAAGCAGGCCGAGCCCACACTCCCCGTCATCATGATCTCCGGACACGCCACGATCGCCACGGCCGTCGAGGCGACGAGGCTCGGCGCCTTCGATTTCATGGAGAAGCCGCTCGAGCGCGACCGCGTGCTCCTCGTCCTGCGGAACGCCCTCGAGAGGCGCCGCCTCGAGGACGAGAACCGCGACCTCAAGCTCGGCTACGAGGAGCGCTTCAAGCTCATCGGGTCGTCGGCGCCGCTGGCCTCGGTGCGCGAGGCGATGGCCCTCGCCGCGCCGACCAAGGCCTCGGTCCTCATCACCGGCGAGTCGGGGTCCGGCAAGGAGCTCGTGGCGCGTGGTATCCACAAGAACAGTCCGCGGGCGGCGAAAGCCTTCATCAAGGTCAACTGCGCGGCGATCCCCGATGAGCTCATCGAGTCCGAGCTGTTCGGCCATGAGAAGGGATCGTTCACGGGGGCGAGCCGCGACCAGCTCGGCAAGTTCGCGCAGGCCGACGGCGGCACCATCTTCCTGGACGAGGTCGGCGACATGAGCCTGAGGACCCAGTCGAAGGTCCTCCGCGCACTCCAGGACGGCGAGATCGAGCCGGTCGGGGCCGCGAAGTCGTTCGTGGTCGACGTGCGCGTCATCGCCGCGACGAACAAGCACCTCCCCGACGAAATCGCCGGCGGACGCTTCCGAGAAGACCTCTTCTTCCGCCTGAACGTGGTGCCGATCCATCTGCCGCCGCTCAGAGATCGCCGCGACGACATTCCCGCGCTCGTCGCGGAGTTCGCCGCCGCGTTCTGCGCGGAGAACGGGATGAGGCCCAAGACCTTCACGGAGGACGCGATCGCGGCGCTTGCCCGCCTGCCGTGGCGCGGGAACGTGCGCGAGCTGCGCAACGCGGTCGAACGGCTCCTCATCATGACGCCGCGCCCGTCGATCCGCGCCGCCGACATTCCGCCGGGGCTGGGCCTGGCGCCCGCCGCCGAGCCGGCGGCCGCAGGCGCGGGCGCCGTCTCCCAGGCGGCGACCCTCCAGGAGTTCAAGGACGCCACCGAGAAGGCGTTCATCCTCGCGAAGCTCGAGGAGCACGACTGGAACGTCGCCGCGACCGCGAAGGCGATCGACACGCCGCGCTCGAACCTCTACAAGAAGCTCGAGACCTACGGTATACGTAGGGACGCCGAATGATCGGCGACCGAGATGTCGTCGTCGTCGCCGGGGCGAGGACTCCCTTCGTCAAGGCGAACACGTCGCTGCGGCGCGTCGGCGCCGTCGAGCTCGGGCGCATCGCCGTCCGAGAGGCGATCGAGCGGGCCGAGCTCGACCCGGAGGCGATCGACGAGGTCGTCGTCGGCAACATCGCAGGTCCGGCCGACGCCGCGAACGTCGCGCGCGTGATCGCCCTCGAAGCGAAGATCCCGAAGAAGGTCCCCGCCGTCACGGTCAGCCGCAATTGCGCGTCGGGACTGGAGAGCGTCGTCGACGCCTCCTATCGCATCCGCGCGGGTGATGCGGACCTCATCGTCGCGGGCGCCGTCGAGTCGATGTCGAGGATCCCTTTCCTCTTCTCCGACGAGGCGCAGGACATCTGGACGCAGGTCGCCCGCGCGCGCAGCTTTCCGGCGCGGATCGCCGCCTTCGCCCGTTTCCGGCCACGGCATTTCAAGCCGGTCGTCGCGCTCGAGCTCGGGCTCACCGACCCGGTCTCGGGGCTCAACATGGGCCAGACGGCCGAAGTGCTCGCGCGCGAATTCCGCATCCCGCGCGAGGACCAGGACGCTTTCGCCCTCAGAAGTCACAAGCTCGCCGCGGCGGCGTGGAACGAGGGCCGGATGCAGGGCGAGGTCGTGGCCGTCCCGGTGCCGCCCCGCTTCGAGGACGCTGTCGATCGAGACAACGGCTTCCGCGAGAACCAGACTCCCGAGGCGCTCGCGAAGCTCCGGCCGATCTTCGATCGCAAGTTCGGCACGGTTACGGCGGGGAACTCCTCACAGATCACCGACGGCGCGGTCGCCCTCGTGCTCGCGTCGGCCGAGCGGGCCCGCGCGCTCGGCCTTCCGGTCATGGGGAAGATCCGGTCGTGGGCGTTCGCCGGCTGCGACCCCGAGCGCATGGGGCTCGGCCCCGTCGTCGCCTCTCCGATCGCGCTCCGCCGCGCGGGCGGTCTCTCGATGGCGCGCATGGACCGCGTCGAGATCAACGAAGCGTTCGCGGCACAGGTGCTCGCCTGCTTCAAGGCGTTCGACTCGAAGGCGTTCTGCGAAGCGACGCTGGGAAGCGGCGCAGTCGGAGCGCCGCCGCTCGAAAAGGTCAACGTCAACGGCGGCGCGATCGCGCTCGGCCACCCGGTCGGCGCCTCCGGCGGCCGGCTCATCCTGAGTCTTCTCCGCGAGATGCAGCGGGCCGATGTCTCGCTGGGCCTCGCCACCCTGTGCATCGGCGGCGGGCAGGGCGGCGCCGTCGTGGTCGAGAGGAGCTAGGTGAGCGATCCGTCCGGAATGAACCACTGGATCGATCCGAACGGGATCGTCCACATCGTCTTCGACCGCCCGAACGACAAGGTCAACCTGCTCACGCCGGCGATTCTCGAGGACCTCGGGCAGCTCCTCGACTCCGTCCACGGCCGCGACGAGGTGCGAGGCCTGCTCTTCGCGAGCACCAAGCCGGATTGCTTCATCGCCGGGATGGACGTCGAGGTCATCGCGTCCTTCACGGACGCCTTCAAGGCCGCCGAGGGCGCGCGCTTCGGCCAGATCGTCTTCCAGAAGATCGCCGACCTGCCGGTTCCTTCCGCGGCCGCCATCGGGGGAACGTGCCTCGGCGGCGGCACCGAGCTCGCGCTCGCCTGCACCGTCCGCGTCGCCGCCGACACGAAGGCGACGAAGATCGGCCTCCCCGAGACGCAGCTCGGCATCATCCCCGGCTTCGGCGGCACGCAGCGCTTGCCGCGGCTCGTCGGCCTCACGACGGCCCTCGACCTCATCCTGACCGGCAAGCAGCTCGACGCGAAGCGCGCCCTCCGCGCCGGAGTCGTCGATCTCGTCGCCCCCGAGGAGTACCTCGAGCGCGAGACGATCAAGCTCATGCAGAAGGCGGCGTCCGGGTTGAAGCGCCGGCGCCCGCTCGTCCCCCGCCTCGTCGAGTCGATCGCCCCGGTACGCCGCTTCGTCCTGCAGAAGGCCGAGAAGGCGACCGCCGCGAAGGTGACCCCCGAGGCGTACCCGGCGCCGTTCCGCGCGATCGAGGCGATCGACGCCGCCTTCGCGCTCCCGCTCTCCCAAGGGCTCGACCTCGAGGCGCGGATCGTCG belongs to Candidatus Polarisedimenticolaceae bacterium and includes:
- a CDS encoding thiolase family protein — translated: MIGDRDVVVVAGARTPFVKANTSLRRVGAVELGRIAVREAIERAELDPEAIDEVVVGNIAGPADAANVARVIALEAKIPKKVPAVTVSRNCASGLESVVDASYRIRAGDADLIVAGAVESMSRIPFLFSDEAQDIWTQVARARSFPARIAAFARFRPRHFKPVVALELGLTDPVSGLNMGQTAEVLAREFRIPREDQDAFALRSHKLAAAAWNEGRMQGEVVAVPVPPRFEDAVDRDNGFRENQTPEALAKLRPIFDRKFGTVTAGNSSQITDGAVALVLASAERARALGLPVMGKIRSWAFAGCDPERMGLGPVVASPIALRRAGGLSMARMDRVEINEAFAAQVLACFKAFDSKAFCEATLGSGAVGAPPLEKVNVNGGAIALGHPVGASGGRLILSLLREMQRADVSLGLATLCIGGGQGGAVVVERS
- a CDS encoding sigma-54 dependent transcriptional regulator, with amino-acid sequence MATRRKPLVLVVDDESDIRSSLRMILEYEGYALVEAASGEDALARIERERPDAMICDIKMPRMDGLEALARVKQAEPTLPVIMISGHATIATAVEATRLGAFDFMEKPLERDRVLLVLRNALERRRLEDENRDLKLGYEERFKLIGSSAPLASVREAMALAAPTKASVLITGESGSGKELVARGIHKNSPRAAKAFIKVNCAAIPDELIESELFGHEKGSFTGASRDQLGKFAQADGGTIFLDEVGDMSLRTQSKVLRALQDGEIEPVGAAKSFVVDVRVIAATNKHLPDEIAGGRFREDLFFRLNVVPIHLPPLRDRRDDIPALVAEFAAAFCAENGMRPKTFTEDAIAALARLPWRGNVRELRNAVERLLIMTPRPSIRAADIPPGLGLAPAAEPAAAGAGAVSQAATLQEFKDATEKAFILAKLEEHDWNVAATAKAIDTPRSNLYKKLETYGIRRDAE